In Deltaproteobacteria bacterium, the following are encoded in one genomic region:
- the rimO gene encoding 30S ribosomal protein S12 methylthiotransferase RimO translates to MKKESVCLISLGCPKNQVDSEVMLGLLVKRGYTISPNPAQADIILINTCSFITEATQEALETVLEAVDLKRVGSCRRVVVTGCLAQRYGAELAGELPEVDLFLGTDQFPRIVDFLESSLDQDRRVYTGRTSFLYDHTVPRILSGPSYHAYIKIAEGCSRSCSFCIVPSLRGSFRSRPIASIHEEARLLAAQGVKEIDLVAQDTTAYGEDLRDGTTLAGLLESLCSLEGLAWIRLLYAFPDRIDSALLSRILESDKICKYIDLPLQHVSDGILRAMGRPGSRRSLEALIARIREEIPGVCLRTTLMVGFPGETEADFSELADWVEKTRFERLGVFQFSPEEGTRAATMKGQVSEPVKRRRFENLMELQQRISLEHNRSLVGKTVPVLVEGRLGDSGILRGRMATQAPEIDGQVLITRGTASPGEILEVRITKALPYDLEGEIPSGNDPGGRLA, encoded by the coding sequence ATGAAAAAGGAATCGGTCTGCCTCATAAGCCTGGGATGCCCGAAGAACCAGGTCGACTCAGAGGTCATGCTCGGCCTCCTGGTCAAAAGGGGCTACACCATCAGTCCGAACCCTGCCCAGGCGGACATTATCCTGATCAATACCTGCTCATTCATAACAGAAGCAACACAGGAGGCTCTCGAGACTGTCCTGGAGGCCGTGGACCTGAAGCGGGTTGGCTCGTGCCGAAGGGTTGTTGTAACCGGCTGTCTCGCCCAGCGCTATGGTGCGGAGTTGGCCGGGGAGTTACCCGAGGTCGACCTGTTCCTTGGAACCGACCAGTTTCCCCGGATCGTGGACTTCCTTGAGTCGAGCTTAGATCAGGACAGGCGGGTGTATACCGGGAGAACCTCTTTCCTCTATGACCATACGGTGCCTCGTATTCTGTCCGGACCGTCCTACCACGCCTACATAAAGATCGCAGAGGGTTGCTCCAGGTCGTGTTCCTTCTGCATCGTTCCCAGCCTGAGAGGAAGCTTCCGGAGTCGCCCCATTGCTTCCATCCACGAGGAAGCAAGGCTGCTTGCCGCCCAGGGGGTCAAGGAGATCGATCTCGTCGCCCAGGACACCACTGCCTATGGAGAGGATCTCCGTGATGGAACCACCTTGGCCGGCCTCCTGGAAAGCCTATGCTCCCTTGAAGGGCTCGCCTGGATCCGTCTGCTCTATGCTTTTCCGGACCGGATCGATTCAGCCCTTCTCAGCCGGATTCTTGAATCCGATAAAATCTGCAAGTACATCGATCTGCCCCTCCAGCACGTCAGTGACGGGATCCTGAGGGCCATGGGGCGGCCCGGCAGCCGCAGATCCCTGGAGGCCCTTATCGCCAGGATCAGGGAAGAAATCCCTGGAGTCTGCCTGAGAACCACCCTCATGGTAGGGTTTCCCGGTGAGACGGAGGCCGATTTTTCGGAGCTCGCCGATTGGGTGGAGAAGACCCGCTTCGAGAGGCTTGGGGTGTTCCAATTCTCCCCGGAGGAGGGGACCCGGGCGGCCACCATGAAGGGACAGGTGTCCGAACCCGTAAAGAGGAGACGCTTTGAAAATCTCATGGAACTCCAGCAGCGGATCTCCCTGGAGCACAACCGCAGCCTCGTGGGCAAGACCGTTCCCGTGCTGGTGGAGGGCCGACTGGGAGACAGCGGGATACTGCGCGGGCGCATGGCGACCCAGGCGCCCGAGATCGACGGCCAGGTTCTGATTACCAGGGGAACCGCTTCTCCCGGCGAGATCCTGGAAGTGCGCATCACCAAGGCCCTTCCCTACGACCTGGAAGGGGAGATTCCCTCGGGGAACGATCCCGGCGGCCGGCTTGCTTGA
- the lysS gene encoding lysine--tRNA ligase has protein sequence MEEQSQLRMQRLEKIRQMREEGIELFPNDFKVKHQARDILKIYGSQDQSALEKVDETFVLAGRIMAIRQFGKASFFHLQDRTARIQAYIQRDKVGSDTYTLFRRLDVGDFVGITGRVFRTKTGELTVAVESLRLLAKSVRPLPEKFHKLRDTETRYRQRYVDLLVNPDVREVFIKRARIVQTLRSFLNEREFLEVETPMMQPIPGGATARPFRTYHNALGMELFLRIAPELYLKRLVVGGLERVYEINRNFRNEGISTQHNPEFTMLELYMSYATYEDLMDLTEEMISHACREILGERPLVYQGKTIDITRPWRRLTVGEAITRYAGVEPSVLTDRERAMEAAVRLGCNVTEKMGLGKIITQMLDHLVEPHLVQPTFVTSFPTEVSPLSRRNDANPEVVDRFELYMAAREIVNGFSELNDPFDQRERFRLQVEQREAGDEEAHLMDEDYIRALEYGMPPTAGLGLGVDRLVMIICDVPSIRDVILFPHLRPEKSRC, from the coding sequence GTGGAGGAGCAGAGCCAACTGCGCATGCAAAGGCTGGAAAAGATCCGACAGATGCGGGAGGAGGGTATAGAGCTTTTCCCAAATGACTTCAAGGTGAAACACCAGGCTCGTGACATCCTGAAGATCTACGGTTCCCAGGACCAGTCCGCACTTGAGAAAGTGGACGAAACCTTTGTCCTTGCCGGGCGGATCATGGCGATAAGGCAGTTCGGCAAGGCATCCTTCTTCCACTTGCAGGATAGAACGGCCAGGATCCAGGCCTATATCCAGAGGGACAAGGTCGGCTCCGATACATACACCCTTTTCAGGAGACTCGATGTGGGGGATTTCGTGGGGATCACGGGGAGAGTCTTCCGTACCAAGACAGGGGAGCTCACCGTAGCCGTCGAGTCTCTCCGTCTCCTGGCAAAGTCTGTCAGGCCTCTGCCTGAGAAATTCCACAAGCTCAGAGATACGGAGACCCGATACCGCCAGCGATATGTGGATCTCCTGGTCAACCCGGATGTGAGGGAGGTTTTCATAAAGAGAGCCCGGATCGTACAGACCCTCCGATCTTTCCTGAACGAGCGGGAGTTTCTAGAAGTGGAAACGCCCATGATGCAGCCCATCCCGGGAGGAGCCACGGCTCGTCCTTTTCGGACCTATCACAACGCACTCGGCATGGAACTCTTCCTCAGGATCGCCCCGGAACTCTATCTCAAACGTCTTGTGGTGGGCGGCTTGGAACGTGTTTATGAGATCAATCGTAATTTTCGGAACGAGGGGATCTCGACCCAGCATAATCCCGAGTTCACCATGCTCGAGTTATACATGAGTTATGCCACCTACGAGGACCTCATGGATCTCACAGAGGAGATGATCAGCCACGCATGCCGGGAGATACTGGGTGAAAGGCCTCTGGTCTATCAGGGGAAGACCATAGATATCACGAGACCCTGGCGGAGGCTCACCGTCGGCGAGGCGATCACCCGGTACGCCGGGGTCGAACCTTCCGTCCTTACAGACAGGGAGAGGGCCATGGAGGCTGCGGTGAGACTGGGATGCAATGTGACCGAGAAGATGGGATTGGGTAAGATCATCACCCAGATGTTGGATCATCTCGTGGAACCCCATCTCGTGCAACCTACATTTGTCACCAGCTTCCCCACCGAGGTCTCACCCCTTTCGAGAAGAAACGACGCGAACCCTGAGGTGGTCGACCGGTTTGAGCTGTACATGGCAGCCAGAGAGATCGTCAACGGATTCTCGGAACTGAACGATCCCTTCGATCAGAGAGAACGCTTCCGCCTCCAGGTCGAGCAGAGGGAAGCAGGGGACGAGGAGGCGCACCTCATGGACGAGGACTATATTCGGGCCCTTGAATACGGTATGCCTCCCACGGCGGGGCTCGGCCTCGGCGTTGACCGGCTCGTCATGATAATCTGCGATGTACCCTCCATAAGAGACGTGATCCTCTTCCCCCATCTCCGGCCGGAGAAAAGCCGCTGCTGA
- a CDS encoding lipoprotein-releasing ABC transporter permease subunit produces the protein MAYEGFISLRHLKAKRKQFFISLITLLSILGVAVGVMALIVVLAVMTGFEEDITSKIVGMTAHVVVRKHGGTGLDNYRAVTRRIQGIEGVVAATPFIFNQVMLTTESGITGAVLRGIDPDTIGRVTSLVQNISRGSVQALKTEDPPGIIVGSELSKTLGLSPGRWVNVVTPLGTMTPLGMAPKRQRFKVVGIFASGYYEYDTSFAYVSIPAAQRFFSMPDVVTGIEVKVEDVYKAREVASRIQRTLGFPFWTMDWMSMNRNFFKALKMERIVMFVILTLIVFVAALAIVTTLIMVVMEKTRDIAILKSMGATTSSVMKIFVYEGLIIGVVGTVLGTVLGLLVAYNLESITQFLEGVFRFKFLPGDVYYISELPSTVRFTDVLLIDGIAILLSFLATLYPSWKGAKLDPAEALRYE, from the coding sequence ATGGCCTACGAGGGATTCATCAGTCTTCGACATCTGAAGGCTAAACGGAAGCAGTTCTTCATCTCACTGATTACCCTCCTTTCCATTCTTGGAGTCGCCGTCGGTGTAATGGCCCTTATCGTGGTTCTGGCCGTAATGACGGGTTTCGAAGAGGACATCACCTCAAAAATCGTCGGCATGACCGCCCATGTCGTGGTTCGCAAGCATGGAGGGACGGGGCTGGACAACTACCGGGCCGTTACGAGACGGATCCAAGGTATAGAGGGGGTGGTTGCCGCTACTCCCTTCATCTTCAATCAGGTGATGCTGACAACGGAGTCAGGTATCACCGGAGCCGTGCTGAGAGGAATAGATCCTGACACGATCGGGCGGGTAACCTCGCTGGTTCAAAACATCAGCCGCGGATCTGTCCAGGCCCTGAAAACCGAGGACCCGCCTGGAATCATCGTGGGAAGCGAGTTATCAAAGACCCTGGGACTTTCCCCCGGGCGATGGGTCAACGTGGTGACCCCTCTGGGTACCATGACTCCTCTGGGCATGGCCCCCAAACGCCAGAGGTTCAAGGTGGTGGGCATTTTCGCCTCGGGTTACTACGAATACGATACCTCATTCGCCTATGTCTCCATACCCGCCGCCCAGAGGTTCTTCAGCATGCCGGACGTGGTCACCGGCATTGAGGTCAAGGTGGAAGACGTCTACAAGGCGAGGGAGGTCGCCTCAAGGATCCAGAGGACCCTCGGATTCCCTTTCTGGACCATGGACTGGATGAGCATGAACCGGAACTTCTTCAAGGCCCTCAAGATGGAGAGAATCGTCATGTTCGTCATCCTTACCCTGATAGTCTTCGTGGCGGCTCTCGCCATCGTAACCACTCTGATCATGGTGGTCATGGAAAAGACCAGGGACATAGCCATCCTCAAATCGATGGGGGCCACCACATCGAGCGTCATGAAGATCTTCGTTTACGAAGGACTCATCATCGGCGTGGTGGGTACCGTCCTGGGAACGGTCCTAGGCCTTCTCGTGGCTTACAACCTGGAATCCATCACCCAGTTTCTCGAGGGGGTGTTCCGGTTCAAGTTCCTTCCAGGCGACGTCTACTATATCAGCGAGCTTCCCTCCACGGTCCGTTTCACCGACGTGCTTCTCATCGACGGGATTGCCATCCTCCTGAGTTTTCTGGCGACCCTCTATCCATCCTGGAAGGGAGCGAAATTGGACCCTGCCGAGGCTCTGAGATACGAGTAA
- a CDS encoding ABC transporter ATP-binding protein has product MSEIRVENLAKYYRQGARTVEALRGVDCVFEPGQSVAIVGPSGAGKTTFIHILGTIDRPSGGRVLYDGRDVFTMGERDLARFRNRTVGFVFQFHHLLPEFTALENTMMPALIHGMQKREARDRARIMLKRVGLADRMTHKPGELSGGEQQRVAVARSLILEPEVLLADEPTGNLDRETGEGVYRLLEKMNEERGITLIIVTHNEEIADRLPRRIRLVDGRIVREG; this is encoded by the coding sequence TTGTCCGAGATAAGAGTCGAAAACCTGGCAAAGTATTACAGGCAGGGAGCCAGAACCGTGGAGGCTCTCCGTGGCGTGGACTGTGTCTTTGAACCGGGGCAGTCGGTAGCCATCGTAGGGCCTTCTGGAGCCGGTAAGACGACATTCATCCACATCCTTGGGACCATCGACAGGCCCTCGGGCGGCAGGGTCCTCTACGACGGGCGTGATGTTTTCACCATGGGAGAGAGAGACCTGGCCCGGTTTCGCAACCGAACGGTGGGGTTTGTTTTTCAGTTCCACCACCTGCTGCCGGAATTCACAGCCCTCGAGAATACGATGATGCCCGCCCTTATCCATGGAATGCAGAAGAGGGAGGCCAGAGACCGTGCCCGGATAATGTTGAAGCGGGTGGGCCTCGCCGACCGGATGACCCACAAGCCCGGGGAGCTGTCCGGTGGAGAACAGCAACGAGTAGCGGTGGCGCGTTCTCTGATTCTCGAACCCGAGGTTCTCCTGGCAGACGAACCCACGGGCAACCTGGATAGAGAAACAGGGGAAGGTGTTTATCGGCTTCTCGAGAAGATGAACGAAGAGAGGGGGATCACACTGATCATCGTGACCCATAACGAAGAGATCGCCGATCGTCTGCCGAGAAGGATCCGCCTTGTGGACGGTAGGATCGTCCGGGAGGGATAG
- the bamA gene encoding outer membrane protein assembly factor BamA, protein MNKGLKLLGIFSIVVVLVCLGGTAASGTDRVVAKVRVLGNEKIESSAILDQVETKEGDLLSTSTLREDIRRIYKMGYFTDVQVDVKETTAGSVVTFVVLEKPSIGRVLISGNEKIETDKIREKIDIPLHSIVKTDKIQQIIEAINKLYLSKGYYGAQVSYNIQPLQKNEVSLEIKIKEGKKAWIRKIVFKGNEHISSRKLRRKMHTKKRGLLSLIKGGGYLDEDILNNDVEILKGFYYDEGYLQVKVEKPQVIVGRKGKAITVQITIHEGSQFKTGTIDFEGDILTTKEDLFKLLKTKTGTVYRNVQVQQDMLKLTDLYADQGYANVEIRPLVRLDQETNTVNLTFKIDKGKKVYFERITIVGNDKTRDKVIRRELRFGEGDLYTSTGMKRSRQRLKMTGYFKDVEFATSKGSRDDKLDLQIKVEEAPTGSVSAGVGYSIKDQFVIQGSIAERNLFGLGYKFILDGSIGGQTGRFRVGFTDPWFLGYPVLAGVDVYSSEDTFLTSYSTKIRGVRFRLGKDLGEYLRGRVTYTFENVDVFDVAEDAPRFIKEQEGVRDSSILGFTLSMDKRDDFYFPTKGGIYRLEMANSGGILGGNTNFYRTVGEFQQYYPLLWKFIAHGRILLGLINGYGGDDVPIWERFFIGGIRTIRGFDYGEAGPKDESGEVIGSTREIATNLELLFPLSKEMGLRGVVFFDVGKGFDSIDGDFPLLPLRTSAGFGIRWLTPMGPMTVDYGINLSPEPGERRTKVHFFLGGTF, encoded by the coding sequence ATGAACAAGGGATTGAAACTCCTCGGGATCTTCTCGATCGTGGTGGTCTTGGTCTGCTTGGGAGGCACGGCCGCATCTGGAACCGACAGAGTGGTGGCCAAGGTGCGGGTCCTGGGGAACGAAAAGATCGAATCCTCTGCCATTCTGGATCAGGTAGAGACCAAAGAAGGAGATCTGCTGTCTACCTCCACCCTTCGAGAGGACATACGGAGAATCTACAAGATGGGCTACTTCACCGATGTTCAGGTGGACGTCAAGGAGACAACGGCAGGATCGGTGGTGACATTCGTGGTTCTGGAAAAACCCTCCATCGGACGGGTCCTGATTTCAGGAAACGAAAAGATCGAGACCGACAAGATCCGAGAGAAGATCGATATCCCCCTTCATTCCATCGTAAAAACCGACAAGATCCAGCAGATAATCGAAGCCATAAACAAGCTCTATCTTTCCAAGGGGTACTACGGGGCTCAGGTCTCCTACAATATTCAGCCCCTGCAGAAGAACGAAGTCTCCCTTGAGATAAAGATCAAGGAGGGAAAGAAGGCCTGGATACGCAAGATCGTGTTCAAGGGAAACGAGCACATAAGTTCCCGCAAGCTCCGCCGGAAGATGCATACCAAGAAGCGGGGGCTCCTCTCTCTGATAAAGGGAGGCGGGTACCTGGACGAGGACATCCTCAACAACGATGTGGAGATCCTCAAGGGCTTCTATTATGACGAGGGGTATCTCCAGGTCAAGGTAGAGAAACCCCAGGTGATTGTGGGCAGAAAGGGAAAGGCCATTACCGTTCAAATCACCATCCACGAGGGCTCACAGTTCAAGACCGGAACCATCGACTTCGAAGGCGATATCCTGACGACCAAGGAAGACCTGTTCAAGCTTCTCAAGACAAAGACGGGAACCGTCTATCGGAACGTGCAGGTCCAGCAGGACATGTTGAAGCTGACCGACCTATACGCCGACCAAGGATACGCCAATGTGGAGATCCGCCCCCTCGTCAGACTGGACCAGGAGACGAACACGGTTAATCTGACCTTCAAGATCGACAAGGGCAAGAAGGTCTATTTCGAGCGCATAACCATCGTGGGGAACGATAAGACACGGGACAAGGTCATTCGGAGAGAGCTTCGCTTCGGCGAGGGGGATCTCTATACGTCCACCGGGATGAAGAGAAGCCGCCAACGACTCAAGATGACCGGCTATTTCAAGGATGTCGAGTTCGCGACATCCAAGGGGTCGAGGGACGACAAGCTCGATCTTCAAATAAAGGTCGAAGAGGCACCTACTGGTTCTGTCTCTGCAGGTGTAGGTTACAGCATCAAGGACCAGTTTGTCATCCAGGGATCCATCGCAGAAAGGAATCTCTTTGGCCTCGGCTATAAGTTCATTCTCGACGGTTCCATCGGGGGACAGACCGGCAGGTTCAGAGTCGGCTTCACCGATCCCTGGTTCTTGGGATATCCTGTTCTGGCCGGGGTCGATGTCTACTCCTCAGAGGACACCTTCCTTACCTCCTACAGCACAAAGATCCGCGGTGTCCGTTTCCGTCTCGGTAAAGACCTGGGAGAGTATCTTCGGGGGAGAGTGACATACACCTTTGAGAACGTGGATGTGTTCGATGTGGCCGAGGACGCTCCAAGGTTCATAAAGGAACAGGAGGGGGTGAGGGATTCGAGCATTCTCGGATTCACCCTTTCGATGGACAAGCGGGACGACTTCTATTTCCCCACCAAGGGAGGGATCTATCGACTCGAAATGGCCAATTCCGGCGGCATTCTTGGAGGCAACACGAACTTCTATCGGACCGTGGGTGAGTTCCAGCAGTACTATCCCCTACTCTGGAAGTTCATCGCCCACGGGAGAATCCTGCTAGGGTTGATAAACGGCTACGGTGGGGATGACGTGCCGATTTGGGAGCGTTTCTTCATCGGCGGTATCAGAACCATCCGTGGTTTCGATTACGGAGAGGCGGGGCCAAAAGACGAAAGCGGGGAGGTGATCGGCTCCACAAGGGAGATCGCCACGAATCTCGAGCTCCTCTTCCCTCTGAGCAAGGAGATGGGGCTGCGGGGTGTGGTCTTTTTCGATGTGGGCAAGGGATTCGACTCGATCGACGGCGATTTCCCTCTCCTCCCCTTGCGGACCAGTGCCGGCTTCGGGATCCGCTGGTTGACCCCCATGGGGCCCATGACGGTCGACTACGGAATCAACCTGAGCCCCGAACCGGGCGAGAGGAGAACAAAAGTTCATTTCTTTCTGGGAGGAACCTTCTGA
- a CDS encoding OmpH family outer membrane protein, with protein MKKAILVGMVGSLVCLGALVSAAEVKIGYVNLRQVKETQEWKRLEAVFQTEVNKSQIEVEQRKRELEKAALQYQRQKAMLSEETRREKERELQKRKIEFQLWAQERQQTLERKRDQMSQQIWSRVKEVVEKIARKKHLTLVIDYNPAPSKATENFEKGFVYLAPQTDITEEVIKELNTIFEGKT; from the coding sequence ATGAAGAAGGCAATCCTGGTTGGAATGGTCGGCTCTCTTGTCTGTCTCGGCGCACTCGTCTCGGCGGCAGAGGTGAAGATCGGTTATGTCAACCTCAGGCAGGTCAAGGAGACCCAAGAGTGGAAACGACTGGAGGCCGTTTTTCAGACCGAGGTGAACAAATCACAGATCGAAGTCGAGCAGAGAAAGAGGGAACTCGAGAAGGCGGCCCTCCAGTACCAGCGTCAGAAGGCCATGCTCAGCGAGGAGACCCGGCGGGAAAAGGAGAGGGAACTCCAGAAGCGGAAGATCGAGTTCCAGCTGTGGGCACAGGAACGCCAGCAGACACTGGAGCGGAAAAGGGATCAGATGTCCCAGCAGATCTGGTCAAGGGTCAAAGAGGTGGTTGAAAAAATCGCAAGAAAGAAGCATCTTACCCTGGTGATCGATTACAACCCCGCTCCCTCCAAAGCGACGGAGAACTTCGAGAAGGGATTCGTCTATCTTGCTCCCCAGACGGATATTACAGAAGAGGTGATCAAGGAGCTGAACACCATTTTCGAAGGCAAGACATGA
- the lpxD gene encoding UDP-3-O-(3-hydroxymyristoyl)glucosamine N-acyltransferase has protein sequence MKKTLRELASLVNGQVRGDPSVEISGVAPCDSAGPGEITYVKGRKYLALLETTGASAVITPPGTVSKKNLLWADNPQLAFAKILGILYPRPPRTPGVHETACISPTAVLGSNVSIGPYTVIGENVSIGDGVVLHGCISIGDNSTVGQDTVIHPHVSIYEGTTIGKRVILHSGVVIGSDGFGYVRDGSSHFKIPQVGGVTIEDDVEIGANSTIDRATMGQTIIRRGVKIDNLVQVAHNVVIGENSIVVAQVGIAGSARVGSNVVLAGQVGIADHIEIGDNVIVGAQAGVGKDVPPNQVLQGSPTMPQRDFLRSSLLVARLPQIKRTLDALVRRIQKLEEKIGKD, from the coding sequence TTGAAGAAGACATTGAGAGAACTGGCCTCCCTAGTAAACGGCCAGGTCAGGGGCGACCCCTCCGTGGAGATCTCCGGAGTGGCCCCCTGCGACTCGGCCGGACCCGGGGAGATCACCTATGTGAAAGGGCGGAAATATCTGGCTCTTCTGGAAACAACCGGGGCCTCGGCAGTGATTACGCCGCCCGGGACGGTTTCGAAAAAGAACCTCCTCTGGGCGGACAACCCACAACTGGCCTTTGCGAAAATCCTCGGCATCTTGTACCCCAGGCCCCCGAGGACTCCCGGGGTTCATGAGACTGCTTGCATCTCTCCCACGGCCGTACTCGGCTCCAACGTATCTATCGGACCCTATACCGTGATCGGTGAGAACGTCTCCATCGGAGACGGAGTCGTGCTCCACGGGTGCATCTCCATCGGTGACAACTCGACCGTCGGCCAAGACACGGTCATTCATCCCCACGTCTCCATATACGAGGGGACCACCATAGGAAAACGTGTCATCCTCCATAGCGGCGTGGTAATCGGAAGCGACGGGTTCGGATACGTGAGAGACGGGAGCAGTCACTTCAAGATCCCCCAGGTGGGCGGTGTCACCATCGAGGATGACGTGGAGATCGGAGCCAACTCCACCATTGACCGGGCTACCATGGGACAGACCATCATAAGGCGGGGCGTGAAAATTGACAATCTCGTCCAGGTGGCTCATAATGTGGTGATCGGCGAAAACAGCATCGTCGTGGCGCAGGTTGGGATCGCGGGAAGTGCCCGTGTAGGCTCCAACGTGGTGCTCGCCGGCCAAGTGGGCATTGCGGATCACATCGAAATCGGAGACAATGTGATCGTGGGTGCCCAAGCCGGTGTAGGTAAAGATGTCCCGCCCAACCAGGTTCTGCAGGGGAGTCCCACCATGCCCCAGAGGGATTTCCTGCGGAGTTCCCTGCTGGTTGCCAGGCTACCACAGATCAAGCGAACCCTGGACGCACTGGTCAGGCGAATCCAGAAGCTGGAGGAGAAGATTGGAAAAGACTGA
- the fabZ gene encoding 3-hydroxyacyl-ACP dehydratase FabZ encodes MEKTDGAGPLDIQKIIDLLPHRYPFLLVDRVVEVEMRKRIVGIKNVTFNEPFFQGHFPGRPIMPGVLIVEAMAQTAGVLAFLSLPEEERSREVYFLGIDKVRFRRAVVPGDQLRMELEVIRQRKLVWGFAGKTLVGGDLACEAELLAMLGNR; translated from the coding sequence TTGGAAAAGACTGACGGAGCCGGACCCCTGGATATCCAGAAAATCATCGACTTGCTGCCCCATCGCTACCCTTTTCTCCTTGTGGATCGGGTCGTCGAGGTGGAAATGAGAAAGCGGATCGTGGGGATCAAGAACGTAACCTTTAACGAGCCCTTTTTTCAGGGACACTTCCCGGGCCGACCCATCATGCCGGGGGTCCTCATCGTGGAGGCTATGGCCCAGACAGCGGGGGTACTGGCCTTCCTCTCTCTTCCAGAGGAAGAACGGAGCCGCGAGGTCTATTTCCTGGGCATAGACAAGGTGAGGTTCCGCAGGGCTGTAGTTCCGGGAGATCAACTGCGAATGGAACTCGAGGTAATTAGACAGCGGAAGCTCGTATGGGGTTTTGCCGGGAAGACACTCGTAGGGGGGGACCTGGCATGCGAGGCAGAACTTCTGGCCATGTTGGGTAACCGATAG
- the lpxA gene encoding acyl-ACP--UDP-N-acetylglucosamine O-acyltransferase, producing MIHPTAIIHPTAEIASTAEIGPYTIIEEHVVIGEGTTIASHVVIRRNTVIGKNCRIFQFASIGEVPQDLKYSGQETRVVMGDGNVIREYVTLHRASVHGDGKTELGDANFLMAYCHVAHDCKIGNHVIMANGATLGGHIEIEDYAILGGLSAAHQFVRIGTHCIISGLTGIPKDIPPYTMAAGERARLYGLNLTGLKRHHFPEQTLRSLKKAYRLLFRSKLPLTKAVENVLNDGISSVPEVAHLIDFIKRSERGICR from the coding sequence ATGATCCATCCTACGGCCATAATCCACCCCACGGCGGAGATCGCCAGCACCGCCGAGATCGGTCCGTATACGATTATCGAGGAACACGTGGTCATCGGGGAAGGGACCACCATTGCCTCCCATGTGGTCATCCGCAGGAACACGGTGATAGGCAAGAACTGCCGCATCTTTCAGTTCGCCTCCATCGGTGAGGTGCCGCAGGACCTGAAATACTCCGGCCAGGAAACCCGGGTCGTCATGGGTGACGGCAACGTCATCAGGGAGTACGTCACTCTCCACCGGGCCTCTGTCCACGGAGACGGAAAGACCGAACTCGGAGACGCCAATTTCCTCATGGCCTATTGCCACGTGGCCCATGACTGTAAGATCGGTAACCACGTGATCATGGCCAACGGCGCGACCCTGGGAGGTCACATCGAGATCGAAGATTACGCCATCCTGGGCGGGCTTTCAGCGGCCCACCAGTTCGTCAGGATCGGCACCCACTGTATCATCAGCGGACTGACAGGGATCCCCAAGGATATCCCGCCCTATACGATGGCTGCGGGCGAGAGAGCCAGGCTTTACGGGCTCAACCTGACCGGGTTGAAGCGCCACCATTTTCCCGAGCAGACCCTCCGGTCTCTGAAAAAGGCCTATCGACTGCTGTTCCGGTCTAAACTCCCCTTGACAAAGGCCGTAGAAAACGTTCTGAACGATGGGATCTCCTCGGTACCCGAGGTCGCCCATCTCATCGATTTCATAAAGCGTTCTGAAAGGGGGATCTGCCGCTAG